A window of Sphingobium herbicidovorans contains these coding sequences:
- a CDS encoding division/cell wall cluster transcriptional repressor MraZ, with the protein MSEIILFTGNAFSVADGKGRFVLPLEMRRQVKQSSGGETRLYLSVHGDNPCATGFGESHRRFLFTEVEELAREARAQGRDYNADLELERRLGTIEEVNFDDGGRFAMHPDIKEEYGIADAVFFYGVGRYIQIWKPETLVDSKDRPELIRNKVRRWLDQRAAGGVK; encoded by the coding sequence GTGTCGGAAATCATTCTCTTTACGGGCAACGCGTTCAGCGTCGCGGACGGCAAAGGCCGGTTCGTGCTGCCCCTGGAGATGCGCCGACAGGTCAAGCAGTCCAGCGGCGGCGAAACGCGGCTTTATCTCTCCGTCCATGGTGACAACCCCTGCGCCACGGGCTTTGGAGAATCGCATCGCCGCTTCCTGTTCACCGAGGTCGAGGAACTGGCTCGCGAAGCAAGGGCGCAAGGTCGCGACTATAACGCCGATCTGGAATTGGAACGCCGCCTCGGCACGATTGAGGAGGTGAATTTCGACGACGGCGGCCGCTTTGCCATGCACCCCGATATCAAGGAAGAATATGGCATTGCCGATGCCGTCTTCTTTTATGGCGTGGGCCGCTACATCCAGATCTGGAAGCCGGAAACGCTCGTCGATAGCAAGGATCGGCCCGAACTGATCCGTAACAAGGTCCGCCGCTGGCTGGATCAGCGCGCAGCTGGAGGCGTCAAGTGA
- a CDS encoding UDP-N-acetylmuramoyl-tripeptide--D-alanyl-D-alanine ligase: protein MNELWTSAEIAQATGGVASAPFAVSGVAFDSREVTGGDLFVAMKGETTDGHNFIDKAFGQGAAGAIVSEPIAQPHILVPDSAAALEALGRASRSRMQGKVIGVTGSVGKTGTKEALFQALDRVCPGEVHRSVKSYNNHVGVPLSLSRMPRDSAFGVFEMGMNHAGELAALTQQVRPHVAIVTAIAPAHIEFFGTEEKIAQAKAEIFEGLEPDGTAVIPYDSPHVATLYAKAEQHAARILTFGFDEQADVRARDMVPAANGGTLVTATLPSAELCFTVAAPGEHWVSNALAVLATVEALGGDLAAAGLALAEMPGLPGRGERRTLSVGGGEALLIDESYNANPLSMAATLKQLGKERASRRIAVLGGMRELGDRSSELHAGLAEPLAEGQVDYAILVGDEMKPLAEALGATVAFAHVVDAAAATDLIQTEMRAGDAILVKGSNGIGLSRLVAALGEHKD from the coding sequence GTGAACGAGCTTTGGACCTCTGCCGAAATCGCGCAGGCCACAGGGGGCGTCGCTTCGGCGCCCTTCGCTGTTTCAGGTGTCGCTTTCGACAGCCGAGAAGTGACAGGCGGCGACCTGTTTGTCGCGATGAAGGGCGAAACGACCGACGGCCACAATTTTATCGACAAGGCATTTGGTCAGGGGGCTGCGGGCGCCATCGTCAGCGAACCCATCGCACAGCCGCATATCCTCGTGCCGGACAGCGCAGCCGCACTCGAAGCATTGGGTCGCGCATCCCGTTCCCGCATGCAGGGAAAGGTGATTGGCGTCACCGGTTCAGTCGGCAAGACCGGCACGAAAGAAGCCTTGTTCCAGGCGCTCGATCGCGTCTGTCCCGGCGAAGTCCACCGGTCGGTCAAGAGCTACAACAATCATGTCGGTGTGCCCTTGAGCCTGTCGCGCATGCCCCGCGATTCAGCCTTTGGCGTTTTCGAGATGGGTATGAACCATGCCGGTGAGTTGGCCGCGCTGACGCAGCAGGTTCGCCCGCATGTTGCGATCGTGACCGCAATAGCGCCAGCCCATATCGAATTTTTCGGTACGGAAGAAAAGATCGCGCAGGCCAAGGCCGAGATATTCGAAGGATTGGAGCCTGATGGCACCGCCGTCATTCCTTATGACAGTCCCCATGTCGCCACGCTTTATGCGAAGGCGGAACAGCACGCCGCGCGGATTTTGACCTTCGGCTTCGATGAGCAGGCCGATGTTCGCGCCCGCGATATGGTCCCTGCCGCGAATGGCGGCACATTGGTCACCGCGACGCTGCCAAGTGCGGAACTTTGCTTTACCGTAGCCGCGCCCGGCGAGCATTGGGTTTCGAACGCGCTCGCGGTGCTGGCGACGGTAGAGGCGCTGGGCGGCGATCTCGCGGCGGCGGGTCTTGCCCTCGCCGAAATGCCCGGCCTGCCGGGTCGGGGCGAGCGCCGGACCTTGTCAGTCGGTGGCGGAGAAGCGCTGCTGATCGACGAAAGTTACAATGCCAACCCGCTCAGCATGGCGGCAACGCTCAAGCAACTGGGCAAGGAACGCGCGAGCCGCAGGATTGCGGTGCTGGGCGGTATGCGCGAACTGGGTGATCGCAGCAGCGAACTGCATGCCGGGCTCGCTGAGCCGCTGGCGGAGGGGCAGGTCGATTACGCCATTCTCGTGGGTGATGAAATGAAGCCGCTGGCCGAAGCGCTCGGCGCCACCGTGGCGTTTGCCCATGTGGTCGACGCAGCTGCGGCCACCGACCTCATTCAAACAGAAATGCGGGCAGGCGACGCCATATTGGTGAAGGGATCGAACGGCATCGGCCTCTCGCGCCTGGTCGCCGCGCTTGGGGAGCATAAGGACTGA
- the rsmH gene encoding 16S rRNA (cytosine(1402)-N(4))-methyltransferase RsmH produces MNAAVDPDRHIPVLLDEVLDALAINPGEVHVDGTFGAGGYSRAMAARGATVFAFDRDPDAIREGQALADENGITLIAGEFSRMKELLAEKGVSHVSGVTLDIGVSSMQLDRPERGFSFQSDGPLTMTMSQSGMSAADFLNNAPEQEIADVLYRYGEEPRSRRVARAIVEARPLERTGELASVIRRALGHKPHDKKDPATRAFQAIRIHVNRELEELERGLEAAEAMLEEGGRLAVVTFHSLEDRIVKQFLRNRSGGEGAGSRHLPERRAGDAPTFRKPAKAVRAGESELARNPRARSATLRSAVRTDAPVSGSSRSMRS; encoded by the coding sequence GTGAACGCTGCTGTCGATCCGGATCGCCATATCCCGGTCCTGCTCGATGAAGTGCTTGACGCCCTCGCCATCAACCCCGGTGAGGTTCACGTCGATGGCACCTTCGGCGCTGGCGGCTACTCGCGCGCGATGGCGGCAAGGGGCGCGACGGTTTTCGCATTCGATCGGGATCCTGATGCGATTCGCGAAGGGCAGGCGCTGGCGGATGAAAATGGCATTACGCTGATTGCGGGGGAATTTTCCCGCATGAAGGAATTGCTCGCCGAAAAGGGTGTGTCGCACGTATCGGGCGTCACGCTCGATATCGGCGTGTCGTCGATGCAGCTTGATCGGCCGGAACGCGGTTTTTCGTTTCAGTCGGATGGGCCGCTCACCATGACGATGAGCCAGAGCGGGATGAGTGCCGCGGATTTCCTGAATAATGCTCCTGAACAGGAAATCGCCGATGTCCTCTATCGCTACGGTGAGGAGCCGCGCTCGCGCCGGGTGGCTCGCGCCATCGTAGAGGCGCGTCCTCTGGAGCGCACCGGTGAGCTTGCCAGCGTCATTCGCAGGGCGCTGGGCCATAAGCCGCATGACAAGAAAGATCCGGCGACCCGCGCTTTCCAGGCAATCCGCATTCATGTGAATCGCGAACTGGAAGAACTGGAGCGCGGGCTGGAAGCGGCCGAGGCGATGCTGGAGGAGGGCGGTCGGCTCGCCGTCGTCACCTTTCACAGCCTTGAAGACCGTATCGTCAAGCAGTTCCTGCGCAACCGCAGCGGCGGCGAAGGGGCCGGATCGCGGCACCTGCCCGAGCGTCGCGCGGGTGACGCACCGACATTTCGCAAGCCCGCCAAAGCCGTTCGCGCCGGTGAGAGCGAACTCGCCCGCAATCCGCGGGCCCGTTCCGCTACGCTGCGCAGCGCCGTCCGCACGGATGCCCCCGTTTCAGGTTCTTCGCGGAGTATGCGCTCATGA
- a CDS encoding UDP-N-acetylmuramoyl-L-alanyl-D-glutamate--2,6-diaminopimelate ligase → MRLGSLIEGLDVKLDTAASLDVSVSGFAIDNRKVAPGTIFGAFQGLRVNGEDYIPQAVKAGAMVVVARPEARVEGAVHIAHDNPRRLFALLAARYFAPFPDVTVAVTGTNGKTSTVELARQLWRMLGHHSASIGTLGVTTSVDQVSTGLTTPDIVTFLSNMSGLKREGVTHAAFEASSHGLAQYRTEGLPVSAGAFTNLSRDHLDYHGDMDSYFDAKMRLFDEVVAPDGAAVVWADDEWSDKVIQRATKRGLRVLSVGVQGQALRLANRTPTQLGQTLDVEADGKAYKVNLPLIGAYQAANALTAAALVIAGGEDAAKVLELLGRVQPVRGRLERAVITKAGTPVYVDYAHTPDGLRAAIEALRPHTRGRLITLFGAGGDRDAGKRPQMGKVAADLSDHVIVTDDNPRSEDPSAIRAAVMAGAPGAEEIGGRRAAIAAAIARAGADDIVLLAGKGHEQGQIIGDRVLPFDDVTVARECAG, encoded by the coding sequence ATGCGCCTCGGGTCGCTCATCGAGGGGCTGGATGTGAAGCTCGACACCGCAGCATCTCTGGATGTCTCGGTGTCGGGCTTCGCGATCGATAACCGAAAGGTCGCGCCGGGCACTATCTTTGGCGCGTTCCAGGGCCTGCGGGTCAATGGCGAAGATTATATCCCTCAGGCCGTGAAAGCGGGTGCTATGGTCGTCGTCGCGCGGCCCGAGGCTCGGGTCGAAGGGGCGGTGCATATAGCCCATGACAATCCGCGCCGCCTGTTCGCCCTGCTCGCCGCCCGCTATTTCGCGCCTTTCCCCGATGTCACCGTTGCGGTCACCGGGACGAATGGCAAGACGTCCACGGTCGAGCTTGCACGCCAGCTATGGCGCATGCTGGGGCATCATTCCGCCTCCATTGGCACGCTAGGCGTCACCACCTCGGTCGATCAGGTCTCGACTGGCCTCACCACGCCTGACATTGTCACTTTCCTGTCCAACATGTCGGGCCTCAAGCGCGAGGGCGTCACCCATGCCGCTTTCGAAGCGTCGAGCCACGGCCTTGCTCAATATCGGACAGAGGGACTGCCTGTGTCGGCCGGTGCGTTCACCAATCTGTCGCGAGACCATCTCGACTATCATGGCGACATGGACAGTTATTTCGACGCAAAGATGCGGCTGTTCGATGAGGTTGTTGCGCCCGATGGCGCAGCGGTCGTCTGGGCCGATGATGAATGGTCGGACAAGGTTATCCAGCGAGCTACGAAGCGGGGGCTTCGTGTGCTGAGCGTCGGGGTGCAGGGGCAGGCATTGCGTCTTGCCAACCGCACCCCGACCCAGTTGGGCCAGACTTTGGATGTCGAAGCCGACGGTAAGGCTTATAAGGTCAACTTGCCGCTGATCGGCGCCTATCAAGCTGCCAATGCGCTCACGGCTGCGGCTCTGGTGATTGCAGGCGGCGAGGATGCGGCCAAGGTTCTTGAACTGCTCGGTCGGGTCCAGCCGGTGCGTGGTCGCCTGGAACGCGCTGTCATTACCAAGGCGGGAACGCCCGTCTATGTTGATTACGCCCATACGCCCGATGGTCTGCGCGCGGCGATCGAGGCGCTTCGGCCCCATACGCGCGGTCGTCTGATTACCCTGTTCGGGGCGGGCGGAGATCGTGATGCAGGCAAGCGTCCGCAGATGGGCAAGGTGGCGGCCGATCTATCCGATCATGTCATCGTCACCGACGATAATCCCCGGTCCGAAGATCCTTCCGCGATCCGCGCCGCCGTGATGGCAGGTGCGCCGGGAGCAGAGGAAATCGGCGGTCGTCGCGCAGCCATCGCCGCCGCCATTGCGCGCGCGGGCGCGGATGATATCGTCCTGCTGGCGGGCAAGGGGCATGAGCAGGGCCAGATCATCGGCGATCGGGTGCTGCCATTCGACGACGTCACCGTTGCCCGGGAGTGTGCCGGGTGA
- a CDS encoding peptidoglycan D,D-transpeptidase FtsI family protein codes for MATIIVQPGGARAGKQRVDLTAIAHNRLMVLLILFMAITMVVILRLAWVGVFAQGADGGDSASGLIPARADIVDRNGVPLARTMDAYSIAVRPSRLIGEPAEVARKLHEIFPDESAATFYKKLTGKGWAYLRRRALPEEVAAVNALGEIGIEFPREKERLYPQRSLAAHVLGFAPNAEGVGGMGVEAAFNDRLIDPALRAQPFAISIDSRVQGALESELYAQMVAQNAKGAGGVILDANTGEVIAMASIPVFDPNKLQNYAGKSCSESPLCNQIVQARYELGSTFKPLSIGAAMDRGVITSMAKRYDATAPLAVAGFRIKDDHALGRWINVPEILVHSSNIGTARIADEMGAASMQQLFRNLQFDERAPIELKERAKSLWPYNWGRITTMTVSYGHGIAVTPLHLASAYAALVNGGIWRPATLRKLHANEVPEGHRVFSAATSARMRQLLRMIVAAGTGRSADAKGFRVGGKTGSAEKPEEGRYNKSSLVTTFASAFPMDNPRYVVLTMMDEPKGNAQTFGLRTAAWTAAPVVKRVIERTGPMLGVLPDERRDVDISDLMPLLGQEKEKH; via the coding sequence ATGGCGACGATCATCGTTCAGCCGGGTGGCGCCAGAGCAGGCAAGCAGCGGGTCGATCTGACGGCGATCGCGCATAATCGGCTGATGGTGTTGCTGATCCTGTTCATGGCGATCACCATGGTCGTGATCCTGCGCCTTGCCTGGGTCGGTGTCTTTGCACAGGGCGCGGACGGGGGCGACAGTGCGTCCGGCCTCATCCCCGCACGCGCCGACATCGTTGATCGCAATGGCGTTCCGTTGGCCCGGACGATGGATGCCTATTCGATCGCCGTCCGTCCCTCCCGGCTGATCGGTGAGCCTGCAGAAGTCGCGCGCAAGCTGCATGAGATTTTCCCCGATGAGTCTGCCGCCACTTTCTACAAGAAGCTGACTGGCAAGGGCTGGGCCTATCTCCGGCGTCGCGCGCTACCTGAAGAAGTGGCTGCGGTAAACGCCCTGGGCGAGATCGGCATCGAATTTCCCCGCGAAAAGGAGCGGCTCTATCCCCAGCGCAGCCTGGCCGCGCACGTTCTGGGCTTCGCCCCGAATGCGGAAGGGGTCGGCGGCATGGGCGTCGAAGCGGCGTTCAATGATCGTTTGATCGATCCGGCGCTGCGCGCGCAGCCCTTTGCCATTTCCATCGACAGCCGGGTGCAGGGCGCGCTGGAAAGCGAGCTTTACGCGCAGATGGTGGCGCAAAATGCCAAGGGCGCGGGCGGCGTCATTCTGGACGCCAATACCGGGGAAGTGATCGCCATGGCGTCGATCCCCGTCTTCGATCCGAACAAGCTGCAAAATTACGCGGGCAAGTCGTGCAGCGAATCGCCCCTTTGCAATCAAATCGTCCAGGCGCGCTATGAACTTGGTTCGACCTTCAAACCCTTGTCGATCGGCGCGGCGATGGATCGCGGCGTCATCACATCCATGGCAAAGCGCTATGACGCCACCGCGCCGCTTGCCGTCGCCGGCTTTCGCATCAAGGACGATCACGCGCTTGGCCGCTGGATCAACGTGCCGGAAATCCTGGTGCACAGCTCCAACATCGGGACCGCGCGGATCGCCGATGAAATGGGCGCGGCGTCCATGCAGCAGCTGTTCCGCAACCTGCAGTTCGACGAGCGCGCTCCGATCGAACTCAAGGAGCGCGCCAAGAGCCTGTGGCCCTATAATTGGGGCCGCATAACGACCATGACCGTTTCCTACGGCCATGGTATCGCCGTGACGCCGCTGCACCTCGCCAGCGCCTATGCCGCCCTTGTCAATGGCGGCATCTGGCGCCCGGCCACCCTGCGCAAACTGCACGCCAATGAAGTGCCCGAAGGCCATCGCGTCTTTTCCGCCGCCACCAGCGCGCGCATGCGCCAACTGTTGCGGATGATCGTTGCGGCGGGTACAGGTCGCAGCGCCGACGCCAAGGGATTCCGGGTGGGCGGTAAGACGGGTTCCGCCGAGAAGCCTGAAGAAGGCCGATATAACAAGAGTTCGCTGGTGACGACTTTCGCGTCCGCATTTCCCATGGATAATCCCCGTTACGTCGTGCTGACGATGATGGATGAACCGAAGGGCAACGCCCAGACTTTCGGCCTGCGCACTGCGGCCTGGACCGCCGCGCCGGTGGTCAAGCGCGTGATCGAGCGCACCGGCCCGATGCTGGGCGTGCTGCCGGACGAGCGGCGCGACGTCGATATTTCCGACCTCATGCCCCTGCTTGGGCAGGAAAAGGAAAAGCATTGA
- the mraY gene encoding phospho-N-acetylmuramoyl-pentapeptide-transferase, with protein sequence MLYWLAQTMDFAGIFNLIRYLSFRAGATIATAFIIGLVIGPRFIGWLRVRQGKGQPIRDDGPQTHLAKRGTPTMGGLMILTSMIISVLLWMDLSSIYVWACLFVTLGFGAIGFLDDYDKVTKASHKGLSGKMRLFFEFLIAGVAAWLIVTQHGNTALYLPFYNGPAIELGPFYFLFAAFVIVAFGNAVNLTDGLDGLATMPVIIACMAFMAIVYLVGRADYAEYLGIPHVPGAGNLTILCGAIIGAGLAFLWFNAPPAAVFMGDTGSLALGGTIGVIAVTAHHEIVLGVIGGLFVVEAMSVIIQVFFYKRTGKRVFRMAPIHHHFEQLGWAEPTVVIRFWIISFVLALAGLATLKLR encoded by the coding sequence ATGTTGTACTGGCTCGCCCAGACCATGGACTTCGCGGGGATTTTCAACCTCATCCGCTATCTGAGCTTCCGCGCGGGCGCGACGATCGCGACGGCCTTCATCATTGGCCTTGTCATTGGTCCGCGCTTCATCGGATGGCTCCGCGTGCGCCAGGGCAAGGGGCAACCGATCCGCGACGACGGCCCGCAAACTCATCTCGCCAAGCGCGGTACGCCTACGATGGGCGGCCTGATGATACTGACGTCGATGATTATATCGGTGCTGTTGTGGATGGACCTTTCGTCCATCTACGTCTGGGCATGCCTGTTCGTGACGCTGGGCTTCGGCGCCATCGGCTTCCTCGACGACTATGACAAGGTGACGAAGGCAAGCCATAAGGGGTTGTCGGGCAAGATGCGCCTTTTCTTCGAATTCCTCATCGCGGGGGTCGCGGCTTGGCTGATCGTTACCCAGCATGGCAATACGGCGCTTTACCTGCCCTTCTACAACGGCCCTGCGATTGAGCTTGGACCCTTCTATTTCCTCTTTGCCGCCTTCGTGATCGTCGCGTTCGGCAATGCGGTCAACCTGACCGATGGTCTTGACGGTCTGGCCACCATGCCGGTCATCATCGCCTGCATGGCATTCATGGCGATCGTCTATCTCGTGGGCCGCGCCGACTATGCCGAATATCTTGGCATTCCACATGTGCCGGGAGCGGGCAACCTGACGATCCTGTGTGGCGCGATCATCGGCGCAGGGCTCGCATTCCTGTGGTTCAACGCACCACCCGCAGCCGTTTTCATGGGCGACACCGGCAGCCTGGCGCTGGGCGGCACGATCGGCGTGATCGCCGTCACCGCTCATCATGAGATCGTGCTGGGCGTGATCGGCGGGCTCTTCGTCGTCGAGGCGATGAGCGTCATTATTCAGGTCTTCTTCTACAAGCGGACGGGTAAGCGCGTGTTCCGCATGGCGCCGATCCACCATCATTTCGAGCAGCTTGGCTGGGCCGAACCGACGGTCGTGATCCGTTTCTGGATCATCTCTTTCGTTCTGGCGCTGGCGGGTCTCGCCACGCTGAAATTGCGGTGA
- a CDS encoding cysteine synthase A has translation MLVHNDSLALIGNTPLVRLAGPSKETGCDIFAKCEFANPGASVKDRAALFIVNDAEEKGLLTPGGTIVEGTAGNTGIGLALVANAKGYKTIIVMPETQSREKMDTLRALGAELVTVPAAPYSNPGHFVHTSRRIAEETENAIWANQFDNIANRKAHIVGTAEEIWTQMDGQIDGFICAAGTGGTIAGVGLGLKAHDENVTIALSDPYGAALYNYYAHGELKAEGSSVAEGIGQGRITANLEGAPIDTQFRISDEEGLHWVKRLLAEEGLCLGLSSGINVAGAVALARELGPGKRIATILCDTGFRYLSTLYNREWLESKGLTVFPWLAHNR, from the coding sequence ATGCTAGTGCACAATGACAGCCTCGCCCTGATCGGCAACACGCCGCTGGTGCGCCTTGCCGGCCCGTCCAAAGAGACAGGGTGCGACATCTTCGCGAAATGCGAATTCGCCAATCCGGGCGCTTCGGTGAAGGATCGCGCAGCGCTTTTCATCGTCAACGACGCCGAGGAAAAAGGCTTGCTGACGCCCGGCGGCACGATCGTCGAAGGGACGGCCGGGAATACCGGCATCGGCCTGGCGCTGGTCGCCAATGCTAAGGGCTACAAGACGATCATCGTCATGCCCGAAACGCAGAGCCGCGAAAAGATGGATACGCTGCGCGCCTTGGGGGCGGAACTCGTCACCGTGCCAGCGGCGCCTTATTCCAACCCTGGCCATTTCGTCCACACGTCCCGCCGGATTGCCGAAGAGACGGAAAATGCGATCTGGGCCAACCAGTTCGATAACATCGCCAATCGCAAGGCGCATATCGTCGGCACCGCAGAAGAAATCTGGACCCAGATGGACGGACAGATTGACGGCTTCATCTGCGCGGCCGGGACAGGCGGCACCATCGCGGGCGTGGGACTGGGGCTGAAAGCGCATGATGAGAATGTCACGATCGCGTTGAGCGACCCTTATGGCGCGGCATTGTACAATTATTATGCGCATGGCGAACTGAAAGCGGAAGGATCGTCGGTCGCCGAAGGCATCGGGCAGGGGCGCATCACCGCCAATCTGGAAGGCGCGCCGATCGACACGCAATTCCGTATCTCCGATGAAGAGGGGCTGCATTGGGTCAAGCGATTGCTGGCTGAAGAGGGGCTGTGCCTCGGCTTATCGTCGGGCATCAACGTCGCCGGGGCCGTGGCGCTGGCGCGTGAACTTGGGCCGGGGAAACGAATCGCCACGATCCTGTGCGATACTGGCTTCCGTTACCTTTCGACGCTCTACAATCGCGAGTGGCTTGAGTCGAAAGGCTTGACGGTGTTCCCCTGGCTCGCGCACAATCGCTGA
- the murD gene encoding UDP-N-acetylmuramoyl-L-alanine--D-glutamate ligase — MGLVSSAFAGKTYAVLGLARSGLATVEALVASGARVVAWDNRDEARAAVADKAELADPLEIDLAGFDGVVVSPGVPLNKHPIAMHAKLAGVPIIGDIELFALARPTLPAHRVVGITGTNGKSTTTALVHHIIEAAGIPTRMGGNIGLPILGQDPLPEGGVYVLELSSYQIDLTQSLDCDVAVLLNITPDHLDRYNGFEGYVASKARLFAMQSPNQVAVIATGDEPSRSIAGQPGARRVTVSAADIDPVVQTGWPSLQGPHNAQNAAIAISVAQALGIDDATIRSALRSFSSLPHRMQRVRELNGVLYVNDSKATNPASTAPALAAYPPIDGRPRLHWIVGGLAKIDNLDECAPWFDNVAAAYTIGEAGHMFADLLRPHMAVNDSEMLSAAVRRAARIAQPGDVVLLSPACASFDQFRDFEARGDAFVAAVAALEEGGVDG, encoded by the coding sequence ATGGGGCTGGTTTCCTCCGCCTTTGCTGGCAAGACATATGCGGTCCTGGGCCTCGCGCGTTCCGGGCTGGCGACCGTCGAGGCGCTGGTCGCCAGCGGCGCGCGGGTCGTCGCCTGGGACAATCGGGACGAAGCCCGCGCGGCGGTCGCGGACAAGGCCGAACTGGCCGATCCTCTGGAGATCGACCTTGCCGGCTTCGACGGCGTCGTCGTCTCTCCCGGCGTTCCACTCAACAAGCATCCCATCGCCATGCACGCCAAGCTCGCCGGCGTTCCGATCATCGGCGACATCGAGTTGTTCGCCCTTGCCCGTCCGACGCTGCCCGCGCACCGCGTGGTCGGCATCACCGGCACCAACGGCAAGTCGACCACCACCGCACTGGTCCATCACATCATCGAAGCGGCGGGCATCCCGACCCGTATGGGCGGCAATATCGGCTTGCCCATCCTGGGCCAGGATCCCCTGCCCGAAGGCGGCGTCTATGTGCTGGAACTGTCCAGTTATCAGATCGATCTGACGCAGAGCCTTGATTGCGACGTGGCGGTGCTGCTCAATATCACGCCTGACCATCTAGACCGCTATAACGGCTTTGAAGGCTATGTTGCGTCCAAAGCCCGGCTTTTCGCCATGCAGTCGCCCAATCAAGTCGCGGTGATCGCGACCGGGGATGAACCGAGCCGTTCGATAGCTGGCCAGCCCGGCGCACGGCGGGTGACAGTGTCGGCCGCAGACATAGACCCGGTGGTTCAGACTGGCTGGCCGTCCTTGCAAGGGCCGCATAACGCCCAGAACGCGGCTATCGCCATCTCCGTGGCGCAGGCGCTTGGCATAGACGATGCAACGATCCGGTCCGCTCTGCGCAGCTTTTCCAGCCTGCCCCACCGCATGCAGCGGGTACGCGAACTGAATGGCGTCCTCTATGTTAATGATAGCAAGGCGACCAATCCCGCTTCCACGGCGCCCGCGCTGGCCGCCTATCCGCCCATTGACGGCCGCCCACGCCTGCACTGGATCGTTGGCGGGCTCGCGAAGATCGATAATCTCGATGAATGCGCGCCTTGGTTCGACAATGTCGCCGCGGCCTACACCATCGGTGAAGCGGGCCATATGTTCGCCGATCTGCTTCGCCCGCATATGGCGGTGAATGACAGCGAAATGCTATCGGCCGCCGTCCGGCGAGCCGCGCGGATCGCGCAGCCGGGCGATGTCGTGCTGCTGTCGCCAGCCTGTGCCAGTTTCGACCAGTTCCGGGATTTCGAGGCGCGAGGCGATGCTTTCGTCGCGGCCGTCGCGGCGCTGGAAGAAGGGGGCGTTGACGGTTAA
- a CDS encoding Gldg family protein: MTAALRTFVMSCAGQFIFLLAGLPALLRTGQVDLLAWVWPALILVMVAAVVRMRRSTFHAVWIGAGSLGTVILFSWLATGRLPGHVEIAWLSLIGILAVGAGLSLPRRRRMGLLLIGMAGLACWLSAEPPIKPTKERPVLAVISALPLFWRDGDGGIQSQSDAPIIKILRQRFDVRPIDSPLSPGMQGAKAVLLAQPRGLSDAELSSLDDWVRRGGNMVLLADPLLRWPSSLPLGDRRRAPAVTMLAPLLARWGVALLPPSSTGEERQMLADGRLLTTMAASSFAVRDPSNCRVEQNALIAHCSLGRGQAVLVADADLIDDRLWLVDEAAPLNMREWSADTPGFLVEQLGGGPVDSRSWLKSVATLTLALRWSIIAAIIWAIMGSVVSLGCLRGFVDRSFGRRPAFAQLDRE, encoded by the coding sequence ATGACGGCAGCGCTTCGCACCTTCGTTATGTCCTGTGCGGGCCAATTTATATTCCTGCTTGCCGGGCTACCAGCGTTGCTCCGCACCGGCCAGGTCGATCTGCTCGCCTGGGTCTGGCCCGCGTTGATCCTCGTGATGGTCGCCGCAGTGGTTCGGATGAGACGTAGCACCTTTCATGCCGTCTGGATCGGCGCGGGAAGTTTGGGCACGGTCATCCTTTTTTCATGGCTGGCGACGGGACGATTGCCGGGCCATGTCGAAATTGCCTGGCTGAGCCTTATCGGCATCCTGGCCGTCGGGGCAGGGCTATCCCTGCCCCGACGGCGGCGGATGGGACTGCTTCTGATAGGAATGGCGGGTCTTGCGTGCTGGCTTTCTGCCGAACCTCCAATCAAACCGACGAAAGAGCGGCCTGTGCTGGCGGTAATCAGCGCGCTTCCACTCTTCTGGCGGGATGGGGACGGCGGGATTCAATCTCAGTCCGACGCGCCGATCATCAAGATACTGCGCCAGCGTTTTGATGTGCGGCCAATCGACAGCCCCTTGTCCCCCGGAATGCAGGGCGCGAAGGCGGTCTTGCTGGCCCAGCCCCGCGGCTTGTCGGACGCGGAATTATCTTCCCTGGATGATTGGGTGCGGCGGGGAGGAAATATGGTGCTGCTCGCGGACCCACTGCTCCGCTGGCCATCGTCCCTGCCATTGGGCGACCGCCGCCGTGCCCCGGCAGTCACGATGCTCGCGCCGCTGCTGGCCCGCTGGGGCGTGGCGTTGCTGCCTCCTTCATCAACAGGGGAAGAACGGCAGATGCTGGCTGATGGCCGCTTGCTCACGACTATGGCGGCATCGTCCTTCGCCGTCCGCGACCCGTCGAATTGCCGGGTCGAACAAAACGCGCTGATTGCACACTGCAGTTTAGGGCGCGGTCAAGCAGTGCTGGTGGCGGACGCCGATCTGATAGATGACCGGCTTTGGCTGGTCGATGAGGCTGCGCCGCTCAACATGCGCGAGTGGAGCGCCGATACGCCAGGCTTCCTTGTCGAGCAATTGGGCGGCGGCCCGGTAGATTCCCGGTCGTGGCTCAAATCAGTCGCCACGCTGACGCTCGCCCTGCGCTGGTCGATCATTGCGGCGATTATTTGGGCAATCATGGGAAGCGTCGTGTCGCTGGGCTGTTTGCGGGGGTTCGTCGATCGTTCCTTCGGCAGGCGTCCGGCATTTGCCCAACTGGATCGGGAGTAA